AACCTAATGATTTTGCAATTGTTTGTAATTCTTTGCTTCTTATTGAATCATAATCAACATCTTTAAACTTTTTGTATGTTAATaaaccatcattatcatcatcattatcattttcttgattttcaatttcttttcttttattattattaaccatcttttttttttttttaaaataaataaataaataaaataaaaaattataaaaaataaactattaaaaagAGTTTgggtaaataaaaaaaacaaaaaaaaaaaaattgtgaattattataatgcaaaaacaaaatttgcaaaaaaaaaaaaaaaattgttttttttgttggaaATGGATCTTTTTgtgaataattgaattaattctgaaaaaaaaaagttattttgaaaaagatcGAGTATTCCCGGAAAAGATCAATCTTTTCGCgaaaaatttttcattggccatattatttttttaattttaatttttttcatttattcacaattaaaataaaaaatataataaataaataaataaaataaatagtatgattgacaaaaaaaaatcaaaaataccGGGGCTCAAATAaaggatttattttttatatgtagtttttttttttttgaagttcctttttttttttgaagttcatttttttttatattttctttatttctcTATAAATAcaaccaaatttaattctacGATAGGCCTTAACaaatattgtttaatattatttaaaatttttgttttaaataatgtgttttattgaaaaaaaaaaaaaaaaaacatatgaaaagtgaaaaatttttcaaaaaaaaataaacttttttcgAAATAACTGAATTTATTCCGGGACAACTCgatctttttcaaaataactttatttattcagaattaattcaattatccACTGATAGGTCCATtgtaaaacaaaaaaaaaaatttaacaaaaaaaaacaaaaattttttttttttttttctttgttttttttttttgcggAAATTTATGACAGCAACACCCCTttccaaattaaaaaaacaataaaaatttaaataattaaaaaaaaaaaaaaaaaataaatttaatctgAAAAGTGTGATGGGTTTGAGGAGCTGCTTagaaaattttctttttaaatccaGAAACAAGTTTCACAAGAATGTTAAAAAATCAgcatataaatatataaaattaaatataataaattttatccccattttttttattttatttacttattttattttatttatttatttttatttatttttattttatttattattagaggatttaaatatttttgatcTTAAAaccttttcattttttggtgaaaaatcaataaaatcaattagtaaatttgataattgaaaatttgaaGAGTTTATTGAATTTACAACCATATCACATAATAAATTCGAttgaaataatgatgattgatttgtttttgttctcacttttaataaatattgactatttttattagaaGATAATATATCTTGAAAAATTTGAATGAATCCTTTTCTAGAGGCCACACAAAGACAAGTATAAAGATGATTGAttgtattatcatttaaattttcaataaaataattaataaataaccCAAGATAATAACTTGAACATATGTTATATAAATAAGATTCTTGAGTGAAATTGGAGAAATATcctgaattaaaaatttcaggtattttatcaaaaagataaaaaatatcatcaaccctatctaaataataaagacaaacaaataaaattctaGGTGAAATTGTAAAATCGAATGATTTTGTTTcaccaataataaattgtCCAACTTCTTCACTAttcgttgttgttgttgtagttgttgttgatattgttgaggTGAGTGGAATAAaatcatcataataatatCCGTGTACATatgaaaaattgaatttaactTTAACTTGATATAActttgattcaattgattcttttgaaatattattaaaaattaatttgacaGAGTTTGACATTTTATTTGGTGGTAGTACACTATCAATAATTTCAGAAAATCTAAATGGTTGTTTAAATTgttcatttgataaaatgTTATTGATTAAAAACTCATTACCATTTTCTAAAGACCAAccaaatattattaacaatttgttataataataaccactatcattaaaaaatgaatataataaaGGTTTTGAAATTGctctttttaattgatccaataatatatttatattatattttttttcattaattttatttacatttgtaaaccaatcataataatatacTATATTTAATCTTAACCTTTTCTCAATACTTtccattaatttttcataatgatcaataatattaacatgACCATTATAccaattttgattttgatcaTCAAATAAAGTAGTTTCATTtctataattttcaaaaaaaaagtcaacaatttcatttttattaatatattgaaaattgGTTGATATAATTTCAGAGATACTTggaaattttgtttttgaatcATAAACAAGTTGtaacttttttattgttttaattagatgatcaattaattctgtatcgttaattgaaaatacaaCTTtacaaaatgaattaaaacttcttaaattaaaattatatatacacCCAATATTTTGAAATGGAACtccattttcaatatctaaaatatttgatactaattctaatatttgatttttttcaaGATTTTGATCCATTaaaatacttttaaaaaatattaaataatgagtATAATTCTTACCGCAAAATATTTCATATAATTGAATAAgactcttttcttttttaaaatataaataataatgaattggtttcattaaatttctaTTATAAAGATTTccttctttaataattttaaaaaataaataaattgatttataatattttttaataatatcttttatatcaccgctattattattgtttgttattaatattggagtggtggtggtggtggtagtggttgttgttgttgttgttgttgttgtttgattcaatagatttttaattgttgaatttaattggtCATTTGTAAAAtgaattgattcaatttcgCTTAATTccaatattaattgatttaatttttcaatataatcTTTATCTGAATtcaatttttgttgtttttgttcttcctcttcttgtTGATGTATTtcttgtatttttttaaagtttgtaGGATCgactaataatttatatgatTTTATAAGTCTTTTCAATTTACAATCAAACGATAGACTATctgataaatcaatattagaAAATCGTTGTTTAATATGTGATGTTGGAATagcattaattgattttaaataattgtaaatctttaaattattatatgtaACTACATTAAAGAATGATGGATTAATATGCATTtctatacttttttttaaaacatctgaatttattttaaaaaatttaataaattgatcTAATGCTactaaattttcatttaaaatcattctTTGAATCCATAgatcaatattttcatcaaattggaaaattaatgattttattgattgtgttgttgttgatgagaATGCAGAAAATAATGtattataaaatgaaattgtttcattatcttttttttttaatgttttaataatatttaaaatatcatttacACTTCTGATAATTTGATGATTAATATTTCctttaatattatcttttattatttctaatgAATTACtataactttttaaaaagttttcatTTATACCAATTAAATCATGATAACCAAATTgtttacttttaaaatttgaaaatatatttttaaaaatgatcatATTTCTAAAAGctttccaaaaataaatttcaagTTGATCAACATCTTTAATTAGTAATACATATCGTTgctgttgaggttgttgaggttgttgttgaagttgattgGTTGtactatttattaaatcagatttaactttttttgataaaaaataaccttcaattcttttataaatttcttgtttttttcCAATAATTGGTAAACCTAATGATTTTGCAATTGTTTGTAATTCTTTGCTTCTTATTGAATCATAATTAATATCTTCTTTAAACTTTTTGTATGTTAATaaaccatcattatcatcattattatcattttcttgattttcaatttcttttcttttattattaaccatcttttttttttaaaataaataaataaataaactattaaaaagtatgtaaaaaaaagaataaaaaaaaaaaaaaaaaaaaaaatcatgaaaattaattatttttaataataattttttttttttatttttttttttattttttttttttttataaatccCAACCAAATGTTtagaattttttgaaatacgACAACACCCTttccaaattaaaaaaacaataaaagtaatatctcaaaaaaaaaaaatataatctGAAAAGTGTGATGCGTTTGAGGGAGCCGTACAAAATTAAGCATAAAATTACTacactttatttttaattttcatatcCAGAAACAAGTACACATGAACGTTAAACAATCagcatataaataaatattataaatattatccccattatattatttattttatttatttttatttatttttattttatttattagatgaattatttttgattttaaaactttttcattttttggtgaaaaatcaataaaatcaattagtaAATTTGATAGTTGAAAATTTGAAGAATCTATTGAATTTACAACGATATCATGTAGTAATTTCGATTGGaataatgatgattgatttgtttttgttctcacttttaataaatattgacTATTTTGATTAGATGATAGAatgtttttgaaaatttgagTGAATCCTTTTTTAGATGCTACACAAAGACAAGTATAAAGATGATTGAttgtattatcatttaaattttcaataaaataattaataaataattcaagATAATAACTTGAacatatattatataaataagaTTCTTTAGTAAAATTTATGAAATATcctgaattaaaaatttcaggtattttatcaaaaagataaaaaatatcatcaaccctatctaaataataaagacaaacaaataaaattctaggtgaaattataaaatcaaatgattctgttttaccaataataaattgtCCAACTTCTTCactatttgttgttgttgttgttgttgttgttgttggtaaaTGAGTAAATGTTGAGGTGAGTTGAATAGAATTATCACCGTAATATCCATGagaataattgaaattaccTTTAACTTGATATAActttgattcaattgattcttttgaaatattattaaaaatcaatttaacaAGGTTTGGTATCTTATTTAATGGTTCACCACTTATAATTAGAGAAAATCTAAATGGTTGTTTAAATTGTTGATTTGATAAAAAGTAATTGATTAAAACTTCATTACCATTTTCTAAAGACCAaccaaatatttttatcaaaaaattataactataattagtattaaaaaaaaaagaataaaataaaggtTTTGAAATTGCTCTTTTTAGTAGAtccaaaaatatatttatattatttttttcattattttcatcatttctgaaccaattataataatatattaaacaTAATCTTAACCTTCTACCAATACTCtccattattttttcataatgatcaataatattaatattattccaATTTTGATTGTAGTCATCGAATAAAGTAGTTTCATTtctataattttcaaaaaaaaggtcaattatttcatttttattaatatatcgAAAATTGGTTGATATAATTTCAGAGATTCTTGGGAATTGtgtttttgaatatttaacaaGTTGTAATTTTTGCATTGTTTTAAATAGATGGTCAATTAATTCTGTATCgttaattgaaaatacaaCTTtacaaaatgaattaaaactttCAATATTATATCCATACCCGTTCTTTTGAAATGAAATTCCATTTTAAATATCCAAAATATTTGATACTAATTCTaatctttgatttttttcaAGATTTTGATCCACTAAAAtacctttaaaaaatattaaataatcattattctttttatgaAAGTTACAAAATATTTCATATAATTGACTAACacccttttcttttttaaaatataaataataatgaattggtttcattaaatttcCATTACAAAGATTTCCAActctaataattttaaaaaataaataaattgatttataatattttttaataatatcttttatatcaccgctattattattgtttgttattaatattggaGTGTTGGTAGTAGtattagtggtggtggtagtggtagtggtggtggttgtttgatttaatagatttttaattgttgaatttaattgatcattTGTAAAATGACTTagttcaatttcatttaattccaatgttaattgatttaatttttcaatgtgttcttttttatttgagtgtagattcaatttttgttcttgttgttcttgtttatgttgttgtagttgtttttGATGTATTTCTTGTATTTCTTTTAAGTTTGTAGGATCgactaataatttatatgattttataagtcttttaaatttataatcaaaTGATAGACTATctgataaatcaatattagaAAATCGTTGTTTAATATGTGATGTTGGAATagcattaattgattttaaataattgtaaatctttaaattattatatgtaACTACATTAAAGAATGATGGATTAATATGCATTtctatacttttttttaaaacatctgaatttattttaaaaaatttaataaattgatcTAATGCTactaaattttcatttaaaatcattctTTGAATCCATAgatcaatattttcatcaaattgaaaaagtaatgattttattggttgtatgattgttgttgttgagttggatattgatgatgaatatgCTGAGAATAATGTagtataaaatgaaattgtttcattatcttttttttttaatgttttaataatatttacaatATCATTTGTATTTctaattatttgatgattaaTATTTCctttaatattatcttttattatttctaatgAATTACtataactttttaaaaagttttcatTTATACCAATTAAATCATGATAACCAAATTgtttacttttaaaatttgaaaatatatttttaaatattatcatATTTCTAAAAGctttccaaaaataaatttcaagTTGATCAACATCTTTAATTAGTAATAcatattgtttttgttgaggttgttgttgaggttgttgttaAGGTTGATTGGTTGTACTATttgttaaatcatttttaaatttttttgataaaaaataaccTTCAActcttttataaatttcttgTTTTTTCCCAATAATTGGTAAACCTAATGAGTTTGCAATTGTTTGTAATTCTTTGCTTCTTATTGAATCATAATTAATATCTTCTTTAAACTTTTTGTATGTTAATaaaccatcattatcatcatcattatcattttcttgattttcaatctcttttcttttattattattaaccatcttttttttttttaaactgtAAAAAAGTGTGCAGGagcaaaaaaaagaaattttttttttttttttttttttttttaaaattaaaaaataaaaaggcaaattatttttttttttttgaaaaatatgaCGTCAACATGCTCGGTAAActagaaaaaaaagaaaaaaaaaaaacaattgaccAAATATAGTATCTTGgaccattttcaaaaatctttttttagaatTCCACCTACCTAAAAATTCaagataatataatataaaataaaataaaatataataaaacaaaataaaataatataaaacaatcttttttttttttttttttttttcttctccCCCAATACATATGTTttgttataaaatttatagtttatcaatttattttctcttcaacttctttaatttcagaaattattgttgttgttgttgtatttatattttgatttgtGGTTTCAGTTGATGTTTCATTTGAAGCTTCAAATGAAGGTTTAGCCCAATTTGGTAAATCAGTTTTATAAGACCAATCATTTGAGGAATATGATAAGGCATGTAAATAAATACCAAATGAAAATTGAGTACTATCAGACCAAACTATTGAACAATCATTACAATGAATTGGTGAAACGCCATCGTCAATaaaatcttcttcttcttttgtaactttgtttattattttttgtgataaactattattattattattattgattttttcatctttttcattattctcaccaccaccatcatcatcatcgaaAATATAAGATGTTTTACCATCACTTGTTAAAGCTTTAaatgattctttaaattcattattatataatggATCATTTGCAATTGGAAATCCTAACCATTTTAAATGAACCCTTATTTGATGAGTTCTACCAGTTTTTGGTGTACATAATACAATGGATGTATTGGTTGATTGGTCATAACTAAATAGTTTAATATGAGTTATTGATGGtttaccaccaacaccaacatgATTAATACCAAGACGCATACTTTGAATTACAATTGGCTGATCAATTATAAATGTACCATCTTCTAAATGTTtacataattttatttgttcattaaatgatgatgatgatgaattaattgtATCACTACCTGGAAATTTACCAATAACTTTTGCTAAATATTGTTTTGAAACTAAACCagattgaatttgatttgcTTTTTTATTTGCAGAATCAGGAGTACGtgctaataataaaagaccAGAAGTTAAACGATCTAAACGATGTACACCatataattgattgattCCATGTTCAGATGCTAATATATACATTAATGAATTATGACGAAATCTACCACATGGATGAACTGGGATTGAGGATGGTTTATCTACAACCACAACATTCTCATCCAATGACACTATTTTAATGGACTCACCAGTAACGGGTGGTTCATGTCTATGCACGGTATGAATGATGGtatcatttaatttgattttatatgaTGGTGATACTAATTGATCGTTGACTTTAATTAAACcccttttaattttctttaaatagaCATCACGTGAATTGGTTGAGAATTCTTGTGAAAACATGTCCAATATCGATTGACCGAACCAACGCTCCTTTGCAAACACTTTGAATGTATATTGATAAGGTTCGATATGTCTTAGATTATCCTTATAATGAAAACTAGTTTCAGCTAGGATTTGTTTAGTAATATTACCCTCCTCATCATTCTTTTTATGAGTTTCTGctcttttcttttgttt
This region of Dictyostelium discoideum AX4 chromosome 3 chromosome, whole genome shotgun sequence genomic DNA includes:
- a CDS encoding pseudouridine synthase family protein: MEENKIEISNSNNSNSNNNNEDLEKEIPPPPTQSSIKNYKKRVYSILHDDENKEQPKKRVILSYHDGDESNLVTVEDPDNNEKSFIINKKYIQEDGSILSKQQYKKKIEQFNKQKKIDNRQSRKQKKRAETHKKNDEEGNITKQILAETSFHYKDNLRHIEPYQYTFKVFAKERWFGQSILDMFSQEFSTNSRDVYLKKIKRGLIKVNDQLVSPSYKIKLNDTIIHTVHRHEPPVTGESIKIVSLDENVVVVDKPSSIPVHPCGRFRHNSLMYILASEHGINQLYGVHRLDRLTSGLLLLARTPDSANKKANQIQSGLVSKQYLAKVIGKFPGSDTINSSSSSFNEQIKLCKHLEDGTFIIDQPIVIQSMRLGINHVGVGGKPSITHIKLFSYDQSTNTSIVLCTPKTGRTHQIRVHLKWLGFPIANDPLYNNEFKESFKALTSDGKTSYIFDDDDGGGENNEKDEKINNNNNNSLSQKIINKVTKEEEDFIDDGVSPIHCNDCSIVWSDSTQFSFGIYLHALSYSSNDWSYKTDLPNWAKPSFEASNETSTETTNQNINTTTTTIISEIKEVEEKIN
- a CDS encoding SAP DNA-binding domain-containing protein, with protein sequence MVNNKRKEIENQENDNNDDNDGLLTYKKFKEDINYDSIRSKELQTIAKSLGLPIIGKKQEIYKRIEGYFLSKKVKSDLINSTTNQLQQQPQQPQQQRYVLLIKDVDQLEIYFWKAFRNMIIFKNIFSNFKSKQFGYHDLIGINENFLKSYSNSLEIIKDNIKGNINHQIIRSVNDILNIIKTLKKKDNETISFYNTLFSAFSSTTTQSIKSLIFQFDENIDLWIQRMILNENLVALDQFIKFFKINSDVLKKSIEMHINPSFFNVVTYNNLKIYNYLKSINAIPTSHIKQRFSNIDLSDSLSFDCKLKRLIKSYKLLVDPTNFKKIQEIHQQEEEEQKQQKLNSDKDYIEKLNQLILELSEIESIHFTNDQLNSTIKNLLNQTTTTTTTTTTTTTTTTPILITNNNNSGDIKDIIKKYYKSIYLFFKIIKEGNLYNRNLMKPIHYYLYFKKEKSLIQLYEIFCGKNYTHYLIFFKSILMDQNLEKNQILELVSNILDIENGVPFQNIGCIYNFNLRSFNSFCKVVFSINDTELIDHLIKTIKKLQLVYDSKTKFPSISEIISTNFQYINKNEIVDFFFENYRNETTLFDDQNQNWYNGHVNIIDHYEKLMESIEKRLRLNIVYYYDWFTNVNKINEKKYNINILLDQLKRAISKPLLYSFFNDSGYYYNKLLIIFGWSLENGNEFLINNILSNEQFKQPFRFSEIIDSVLPPNKMSNSVKLIFNNISKESIESKLYQVKVKFNFSYVHGYYYDDFIPLTSTISTTTTTTTTNSEEVGQFIIGETKSFDFTISPRILFVCLYYLDRVDDIFYLFDKIPEIFNSGYFSNFTQESYLYNICSSYYLGLFINYFIENLNDNTINHLYTCLCVASRKGFIQIFQDILSSNKNSQYLLKVRTKTNQSSLFQSNLLCDMVVNSINSSNFQLSNLLIDFIDFSPKNEKVLRSKIFKSSNNK